Proteins co-encoded in one Opitutus terrae PB90-1 genomic window:
- a CDS encoding transglutaminaseTgpA domain-containing protein, protein MNKVTAHPQLTPDELQQLRWLLGGALTLLAVSTVFTMDVGASAVAALTLVTVTTATLRPDWLVWVPRWVHRLAFSFVAAFFTADLWLTGELLSAIVRLDALLLLYRGISYRKKRDDLQLIVLGLFLVVLGGVLSVSLGFAVQILAFTAVALVLLMTITLSATEPAAEKRVAGGALPAVPRWARHVSWPALLRRVRQATDWRVVALSTGLFVGLVGLAALLFVTIPRFQLENSFFLERFITKKTRTGFSDTIRFGEVTEITQDNSVALSVDVSDRRAIPADPYWRMLVLDEYRDGTFRLSPGMRRLALPQERGGVNVRGGLRERAGATADWTFYLESGVSRYLPLLGPFELLRFREAQNYRFSRGLGVVELRAEPATMLAYRIEGMENNAVVADPAFAAQWRAHGSNRWSAGALLLQLSVSAEDREKLARAVGEIRAAATPSSRAAPDPGPPDVAEFLRRAEAWLQHQHRYSLSPRIPAGDGDPLLRWMMSSEPGHCELFAGSLVLLARAAGLPARVATGFRGGSWNGYSNNFTLRNSDAHAWCEVFDAQAQAWRRADPTPGSGAAAREDRGGEAGLADRLDRSWTARLDSLRVFWYRRIVSFDQQSQLETLQAVKEATERSGQQLREMLERWAGGLRAWLARPWTSGRMAWLAVIGAGVLVAVVGLRWAARNFRFSIFDFRFRRRGQNWDVVRAEAGRWLTRIAQAERRVGETMQVVAALERLRFGARETWPEPRKIFARARKALREARSDKVGRGLRSAPRKT, encoded by the coding sequence ATGAACAAGGTGACGGCGCATCCCCAGCTCACACCTGACGAACTGCAGCAGCTACGCTGGCTGCTCGGCGGCGCGCTGACGCTACTCGCGGTCTCAACCGTCTTCACCATGGACGTCGGTGCATCGGCCGTGGCCGCGTTGACCCTGGTGACCGTCACCACGGCGACGCTCCGGCCCGACTGGCTGGTGTGGGTCCCGCGCTGGGTACACCGGCTGGCCTTCTCATTCGTCGCGGCATTTTTCACCGCCGACCTCTGGCTGACGGGAGAATTGCTCTCGGCGATTGTGCGGCTCGACGCCCTGCTGCTGCTGTACCGCGGCATTTCCTATCGGAAGAAGCGCGACGATCTGCAGCTGATCGTGCTAGGGCTGTTCCTTGTTGTGCTCGGCGGGGTGTTGAGCGTCTCGCTCGGGTTCGCGGTGCAGATCCTGGCGTTCACCGCGGTCGCGCTGGTGTTGCTGATGACGATCACGCTGAGCGCAACAGAGCCCGCGGCGGAAAAGCGCGTGGCCGGCGGCGCGCTCCCTGCGGTGCCGCGCTGGGCGCGGCACGTGTCCTGGCCGGCCCTGCTCCGGCGCGTGAGGCAGGCGACCGACTGGCGCGTGGTGGCGTTGAGCACCGGCCTGTTCGTCGGGCTCGTGGGCTTGGCGGCGCTGCTCTTCGTGACGATTCCGCGGTTTCAGCTCGAAAACAGCTTTTTCCTGGAGCGGTTCATCACGAAAAAAACGCGCACAGGTTTCAGCGACACGATCCGGTTCGGCGAGGTGACCGAGATTACGCAGGACAACAGCGTGGCGTTGAGCGTGGACGTTTCCGACCGGAGGGCGATTCCGGCGGACCCGTATTGGCGGATGCTCGTGCTGGACGAATATCGCGACGGTACGTTCCGACTTTCACCGGGGATGCGGCGGCTGGCGTTGCCGCAGGAGCGCGGCGGGGTGAATGTGCGCGGCGGGCTGCGCGAGCGCGCAGGTGCCACGGCGGATTGGACGTTTTACCTGGAATCAGGCGTGAGCCGCTATCTGCCGCTGCTCGGCCCGTTCGAGCTGCTGCGCTTTCGCGAGGCGCAGAATTATCGCTTCAGCCGCGGACTCGGCGTGGTCGAGCTGCGCGCGGAACCGGCGACGATGCTGGCTTACCGCATCGAGGGAATGGAGAACAACGCCGTGGTCGCCGACCCAGCCTTTGCGGCGCAGTGGCGGGCTCATGGAAGCAATCGCTGGTCGGCCGGCGCACTGTTGCTGCAGCTGAGTGTGAGTGCGGAAGACCGCGAGAAGCTGGCGCGAGCGGTCGGGGAGATTCGTGCCGCGGCGACGCCGTCCTCGCGCGCCGCTCCGGATCCAGGCCCGCCGGACGTGGCGGAATTCCTGCGGCGAGCCGAGGCGTGGCTCCAACACCAGCATCGGTACTCGTTGTCGCCGCGGATTCCGGCGGGGGACGGAGATCCGCTGCTGCGGTGGATGATGTCATCCGAGCCGGGGCATTGCGAACTGTTCGCCGGTTCGCTGGTGCTGCTGGCCCGGGCGGCGGGGCTGCCGGCGCGGGTCGCCACGGGGTTTCGCGGTGGATCGTGGAACGGTTACTCGAACAATTTCACGCTGCGCAACTCCGATGCGCACGCGTGGTGCGAAGTGTTCGATGCGCAAGCGCAAGCCTGGCGGCGCGCGGATCCGACGCCGGGATCCGGCGCGGCGGCGCGCGAGGATCGTGGCGGCGAGGCCGGGCTTGCCGACCGCCTCGACCGCAGCTGGACGGCGCGGCTCGATAGCCTGCGCGTGTTCTGGTATCGGCGGATTGTCAGCTTCGACCAGCAGTCGCAGCTCGAGACCCTGCAGGCGGTGAAGGAGGCGACGGAGCGCTCAGGACAACAGCTGCGCGAAATGCTGGAACGGTGGGCGGGCGGCCTGCGCGCGTGGCTGGCACGACCGTGGACGAGTGGACGGATGGCATGGCTCGCGGTGATCGGCGCAGGAGTGCTCGTGGCGGTGGTGGGGTTGCGCTGGGCGGCGAGGAATTTTCGATTTTCAATCTTCGACTTTCGATTTCGCCGACGCGGACAGAATTGGGATGTGGTGCGCGCGGAAGCGGGACGATGGTTGACCAGGATCGCGCAAGCAGAACGCAGGGTGGGCGAAACGATGCAGGTCGTCGCGGCGCTGGAGCGGTTGCGATTCGGGGCGCGCGAAACGTGGCCGGAACCCCGAAAAATTTTCGCGCGTGCGAGAAAAGCGCTGCGCGAGGCGAGGAGCGATAAGGTAGGGCGCGGACTCCGCTCCGCGCCGAGAAAAACGTGA
- a CDS encoding DUF58 domain-containing protein, whose translation MSSSREDRETKVGRSKFDVRRLIRLRHRAGLLDEPPRTERRFTWNGLLWAMVFPRRRQRVWPTISGTLLIALSLGVGLAAYNAANNILFITLALLLACLVLSGVLSWLNFRRVDWQLEIQPPVRAGQDAVVALQLANTKRWLPVYGLWFDFVARSENPSEVARAETTFTARSAEVKAALAQAAAAETRERVRLRARLDPGARTRLEWSFAPRQRGRLHVRLEGVGSLYPFGFLQKQFTTDAKQDVVVWPAPVEYRRFGAATARRLPGGDRAMRAGSGTDLFALRRYEVGDSHRLIHWKASARTRQLLVRQFAAESAEGFSLWLQTDAAAWPRAEQFERGVSFAATLAEDLFRMEKLSSVALNSAPPRPVRGLGDLEAWLDELALVQPVDGTDARARAAGPLARRRSLVTFVADGPHGVIALCDGERMAAT comes from the coding sequence GTGAGCTCGTCCCGAGAAGACCGCGAGACGAAGGTTGGACGTTCGAAGTTCGATGTTCGGCGTTTGATCCGGTTGCGCCACCGAGCTGGGCTCCTGGATGAACCGCCACGCACGGAGCGTCGCTTCACCTGGAACGGGCTGCTGTGGGCCATGGTGTTCCCGCGGCGGCGGCAGCGGGTCTGGCCGACGATTTCGGGTACGCTGCTGATTGCGCTGTCGTTGGGCGTCGGCCTCGCTGCCTACAATGCGGCGAACAACATCCTCTTCATCACGCTGGCGCTGTTGCTCGCGTGCCTCGTGTTGAGCGGCGTGCTTTCCTGGCTCAACTTTCGCCGCGTCGACTGGCAGCTGGAGATTCAGCCACCGGTGCGCGCCGGCCAGGACGCGGTCGTGGCGCTGCAGCTAGCCAACACGAAACGGTGGCTCCCCGTTTACGGATTGTGGTTCGATTTCGTGGCCCGGTCGGAAAATCCTTCCGAGGTGGCGCGGGCGGAGACGACCTTCACGGCCCGCAGCGCGGAAGTGAAAGCGGCGCTGGCGCAGGCGGCGGCGGCGGAGACGCGCGAGCGCGTGAGGTTGCGCGCGCGGCTCGATCCCGGCGCGCGGACGCGGCTCGAGTGGAGCTTCGCGCCGCGGCAACGCGGCCGATTGCACGTGCGGCTCGAGGGCGTCGGTTCGCTCTATCCGTTCGGCTTTCTGCAGAAACAGTTCACAACGGACGCGAAGCAGGACGTGGTGGTGTGGCCGGCGCCGGTGGAATATCGCCGATTCGGAGCGGCGACCGCGCGGCGGCTGCCGGGCGGCGACCGGGCGATGCGCGCGGGCAGTGGCACGGATCTGTTCGCGCTGCGCCGTTACGAGGTGGGCGACTCGCACCGGTTGATTCACTGGAAGGCGAGCGCGCGGACGCGGCAGCTGCTGGTGCGGCAGTTTGCCGCGGAGAGCGCCGAAGGCTTTTCGCTCTGGCTGCAAACCGACGCCGCGGCCTGGCCGCGCGCGGAGCAGTTCGAACGCGGCGTGAGTTTCGCGGCGACGCTCGCGGAGGATCTTTTCCGCATGGAAAAACTCTCGAGCGTCGCGCTGAACTCGGCGCCGCCGAGACCGGTGCGCGGATTGGGTGATCTCGAGGCGTGGCTCGACGAGCTCGCGTTGGTGCAGCCCGTCGATGGCACGGACGCGCGCGCGCGGGCAGCGGGTCCGTTGGCGCGCCGCCGTAGTCTCGTGACGTTTGTCGCGGACGGACCGCACGGGGTCATCGCGCTGTGTGACGGAGAAAGGATGGCGGCAACATGA
- a CDS encoding AAA family ATPase: MSEFLAPSQVTDAQAALNRLRASMRQTIKGKDDVIERVLICLVADGHLLMEDLPGVGKTTLAYTLARAMDCTFSRIQFTSDLLPSDVTGVAIYDEAVKEFVFKRGPVFANIVLADEINRATPKTQSALLEVMDRARVTVDGEPHAVGEPFMVFATQNPVDYEGTFPLPESQMDRFLMRLQMGYPQPNDELEILRLARTSYDAIANHPVVTRADVLRLQELARQVFIEESVLDYLLRIVSATRTEAEFRAGVSVRGGLALRTAAQAKALVRGRDFVLPEDVAELVTPILAHRLGLARQTSDALEERRTVAAALRRIVGAIPPPQ; this comes from the coding sequence ATGAGCGAATTCTTGGCCCCCAGCCAGGTGACGGACGCCCAAGCGGCGTTGAACCGGCTGCGCGCGAGCATGCGGCAGACCATCAAAGGCAAGGACGACGTGATCGAGCGCGTGTTGATCTGCCTTGTAGCCGACGGGCATTTGCTCATGGAGGATCTGCCCGGCGTGGGCAAGACGACCCTGGCCTACACGCTGGCGCGGGCGATGGACTGCACGTTTTCGCGGATTCAGTTCACGAGCGATCTGCTGCCGAGCGATGTGACCGGCGTGGCGATTTACGACGAGGCGGTGAAGGAGTTCGTGTTCAAGCGCGGCCCGGTGTTCGCGAACATCGTGCTGGCCGACGAGATTAACCGCGCCACGCCGAAAACCCAGTCGGCGCTGCTCGAGGTGATGGACCGCGCGCGGGTGACCGTGGATGGCGAGCCGCATGCCGTGGGCGAGCCGTTCATGGTGTTCGCGACGCAGAACCCGGTGGATTACGAGGGCACATTCCCGCTGCCGGAAAGCCAGATGGACCGGTTTTTGATGCGGCTGCAGATGGGTTATCCGCAGCCGAACGACGAACTCGAGATCCTGCGGCTCGCGCGGACGAGCTACGACGCGATCGCGAATCATCCGGTCGTCACGCGGGCCGATGTGCTGCGGCTGCAGGAGCTGGCGCGGCAGGTGTTCATCGAGGAGAGCGTGCTCGACTACCTGCTGAGGATTGTTTCCGCCACGCGAACCGAGGCGGAGTTTCGCGCGGGCGTGAGCGTGCGCGGCGGGCTGGCACTGCGCACGGCGGCGCAGGCGAAAGCCTTGGTGCGCGGGCGGGATTTTGTGCTGCCGGAGGACGTGGCGGAGTTGGTGACGCCGATCCTGGCGCATCGGCTCGGTCTGGCGCGGCAGACCAGTGATGCGTTGGAGGAACGGCGGACCGTCGCCGCGGCGCTGCGACGGATCGTGGGCGCGATTCCGCCGCCACAGTGA
- a CDS encoding fumarylacetoacetate hydrolase family protein, with the protein MKLLRHLTPAGPAYAALQPDGTAREISGDLLGDYQITDRVVSPGKLLAPVAPTNILAIGLNYRKHAAESGNEPPKTPVLFIKATSSVQHPGDPIELPVKLASHKVDYECELAVVIGRRCKNATRANALDFVLGYTCANDVSARDWQRGDLGGGQWCEAKSFDTFCPLGPVLVTKDEIPHPNALQIRTILNGETMQDWNTNDMVFDVPALIEFLSGSKTLLPGTVILTGTPHGVGFARRPPVWLKPGDEVVIEIEKIGRLSNPVIAEPV; encoded by the coding sequence ATGAAGCTCCTCCGCCACCTCACGCCCGCCGGCCCGGCCTACGCCGCGCTGCAACCCGACGGCACCGCCCGCGAGATCAGCGGCGACCTCCTTGGCGATTACCAAATCACCGATCGCGTCGTGTCGCCGGGCAAACTCCTCGCGCCCGTCGCACCGACGAACATCCTCGCGATCGGGCTCAATTACCGGAAGCACGCTGCAGAAAGCGGCAACGAGCCACCGAAGACGCCCGTGCTCTTCATCAAGGCCACGAGTTCGGTGCAACATCCCGGCGACCCGATCGAGCTGCCGGTGAAGCTCGCGAGCCACAAGGTCGACTACGAGTGCGAGCTGGCGGTGGTGATCGGCCGACGGTGCAAGAACGCCACGCGCGCCAACGCGCTCGATTTCGTGCTCGGCTACACCTGCGCCAACGACGTGTCCGCGCGCGACTGGCAGCGCGGTGACCTCGGCGGCGGCCAATGGTGCGAGGCGAAGAGCTTCGACACGTTCTGCCCGCTCGGCCCGGTGCTCGTCACCAAGGACGAGATTCCGCATCCGAACGCGCTGCAGATCCGGACGATTCTCAACGGCGAAACGATGCAGGATTGGAACACGAACGACATGGTGTTCGATGTGCCCGCGCTGATCGAATTCCTCAGCGGCAGCAAGACGCTGCTCCCGGGCACAGTGATCCTGACCGGCACGCCGCACGGCGTGGGCTTTGCGCGCCGGCCACCGGTGTGGCTCAAGCCCGGCGATGAGGTCGTGATCGAAATCGAAAAGATCGGCCGGCTCAGCAATCCCGTGATCGCCGAGCCGGTGTGA
- the nrfH gene encoding cytochrome c nitrite reductase small subunit: MKLPSTRLRILLLLGVASTAGLFAGIGSYTFYYARGLSYFSSDPAACVNCHIMREQYDGWLKSPHHAVATCNDCHTPHDFIGKYLTKAENGYWHSKGFTLQDFHEPIMIRAKNSTVLQRNCVSCHQQIVSGINTHPGNRREMLDCVHCHRDVGHGPLI, translated from the coding sequence GTGAAACTTCCGTCGACCCGTCTTCGCATTCTGTTGCTCCTCGGCGTGGCCAGCACCGCCGGACTTTTCGCGGGCATTGGCAGTTACACGTTCTATTACGCGCGGGGGCTCTCGTATTTTTCCAGCGACCCCGCGGCCTGCGTGAACTGCCACATCATGCGCGAGCAGTATGACGGCTGGCTGAAGTCGCCGCATCACGCGGTCGCCACGTGCAACGACTGTCACACGCCGCACGACTTCATCGGAAAATATCTCACAAAGGCCGAAAACGGCTACTGGCACTCGAAGGGCTTCACGCTGCAGGATTTTCATGAGCCGATCATGATCCGGGCGAAAAACTCGACCGTGCTCCAACGCAATTGCGTGAGCTGCCACCAGCAGATCGTCTCCGGGATCAACACGCATCCCGGCAATCGCCGCGAGATGCTCGACTGTGTGCACTGCCATCGCGACGTCGGCCACGGGCCGCTGATCTAG
- a CDS encoding ammonia-forming cytochrome c nitrite reductase subunit c552 has protein sequence MMTFTRSPRLSDCRGLALWVYIAVLAAIAVASFLVLLLYQNIVARQAEATQHVFRVVEVNDSVTDPVLWGKNYPRQYDSYRRTVDKVETKYGGSEAFQHLDRDPAWRTIFNGYAFAIDYREERGHAYMLSDQRETERVHKFKQPGSCLQCHASVIPAYIEAGLKAGAPAGKEHREEQIQKGFEVVCAMPYTEATKLAEHPVSCIDCHDAETMNLRVSRPAFLNGIRALAKSDYPTPHLPSIERWRREGRQGEYQPNAEATRQEMRSLVCAQCHNEYYFKGEQKLVTNPWNKGLRVEHIEAYYDGQNYSDWKHKDTGAGVLKAQHPEFEMWSQGIHARSGVACADCHMPYQREGAIKVSNHHVRSPLLNTAAACQTCHRVPEPELRARVEIIQDRNRALLNRGQEAIVGLITALSDARTAGASDAQLQAARELQRKAQWRLDFVYAENSMGFHASQEAARILAEAIDYARQGQIEVAKNGAKPATVASVGGAD, from the coding sequence ATGATGACGTTTACCCGCTCTCCTCGTCTTTCCGACTGCCGCGGCCTGGCCCTTTGGGTCTATATCGCGGTGCTGGCCGCGATCGCCGTGGCGTCGTTCCTCGTGCTGCTGCTGTACCAGAACATCGTGGCGCGGCAGGCGGAGGCGACGCAACACGTGTTCCGTGTCGTCGAGGTGAACGACAGCGTCACCGATCCCGTGCTGTGGGGGAAAAATTATCCGCGGCAATACGACAGCTACCGCCGCACCGTCGACAAGGTGGAGACGAAGTATGGCGGCAGCGAAGCGTTTCAGCACCTGGACCGGGATCCGGCGTGGCGGACGATCTTCAATGGCTACGCCTTCGCGATCGATTATCGCGAGGAACGCGGCCACGCCTACATGCTGAGTGACCAGCGGGAGACGGAGCGCGTACACAAATTCAAGCAGCCCGGCTCGTGCCTGCAGTGCCACGCGTCGGTAATTCCCGCCTACATCGAAGCGGGACTGAAAGCCGGGGCGCCGGCGGGCAAGGAACACCGCGAGGAACAGATCCAGAAAGGCTTCGAGGTCGTCTGCGCCATGCCTTACACGGAGGCGACGAAGCTCGCCGAGCATCCGGTGTCGTGCATCGACTGCCACGACGCCGAGACCATGAACCTGCGCGTGTCGCGCCCGGCGTTCCTCAACGGCATCCGCGCACTCGCCAAGTCGGACTACCCGACGCCGCACCTGCCCAGCATCGAGCGCTGGCGCCGGGAAGGCCGGCAGGGTGAATACCAGCCGAACGCCGAAGCCACGCGCCAGGAGATGCGCTCGCTGGTGTGCGCGCAGTGCCACAACGAGTATTACTTCAAGGGCGAGCAGAAGCTCGTCACGAACCCATGGAACAAGGGCCTGCGCGTCGAGCACATCGAAGCCTACTACGACGGCCAGAACTACAGCGATTGGAAGCACAAGGACACCGGCGCCGGCGTACTGAAGGCGCAGCATCCCGAGTTCGAGATGTGGAGCCAGGGCATCCACGCGCGCAGCGGTGTCGCGTGCGCCGATTGCCACATGCCTTATCAGCGCGAGGGCGCGATCAAGGTCAGCAATCACCATGTGCGCTCGCCGCTGCTCAACACCGCGGCCGCGTGTCAGACCTGCCATCGCGTGCCGGAGCCCGAGCTGCGCGCGCGCGTCGAGATCATCCAGGATCGCAACCGTGCGCTGCTGAACCGCGGCCAGGAGGCGATCGTCGGCCTGATCACCGCGCTCAGTGACGCCCGCACCGCCGGCGCGAGCGACGCGCAGCTGCAGGCCGCGCGGGAGTTGCAGCGCAAGGCGCAATGGCGGCTCGATTTCGTCTACGCGGAAAACTCGATGGGCTTCCATGCCTCGCAGGAAGCGGCCCGCATCCTCGCCGAAGCAATCGACTACGCCCGTCAGGGCCAGATCGAGGTGGCGAAGAATGGCGCGAAGCCAGCGACGGTCGCCAGCGTAGGCGGAGCGGACTGA
- a CDS encoding OPT family oligopeptide transporter, with amino-acid sequence MSSPSSPRFEPFIAPETQMREFTLRAVLTGAILGIVFGASSLYLVLKVGLTVSASIPVAVISLALFRGLSKVGVRDSTILENNITQTAGSAGESLAFGIGATMPAIMILGFELELMRVMLVAVLGGLLGILMMIPLRRALIVKEHGVLKYPEGTACAAVLKAGANSDDRAAASSAAQADIRAAAAAGLGASPGAKIIFTGFGIGLLYKTLNAALKGWKEVPGKIFGAPFNGGSVSAEISPELLGVGYIIGPRVAAIMCAGGALSYLVLIPLIHFFGDGLSEPLLPGTMPIREMLPNQVRAAYILYIGAGAVTAGGIISLIRALPTILHSVKAGLGDIGIGSGAAAAAAGGPPRTDRDLSLKFVGGGIVVLLTAIILAQPLHMNLLGALLILAFGFLFVTVSSRLTGEIGSSSNPISGMTVATLLFVCLIFLIVGWNGGTYYVTALSVGAIVCIASSNGGTTSQDLKTGFLLGATPRYQQLAILAGALFSAVLLGPILLRLNSDATVYVPIAQVAPAGLHASAGQLDPGRREAVRGPQARDDSATYSVWHKTDTVGAPAGKYLVNDQGDAVWLVDPGINGVYSERPDGSQVRKFAAPQAMLMSYIIKGILDQKLPWALVLLGFFIAITLQMSFVPALAFAVGVYLPLSSSSPIFIGGLIRWLVDRKLRQRESHAKLTPEQFAEESDKSPGVLLASGYIAGGAIAGIVIAFMAAALSDIDKAITDWSLLHNPFFEGANADWLSLIPFGALVGFLYFVAREKLLAPKRRRS; translated from the coding sequence ATGTCTTCCCCTTCCTCTCCCCGCTTCGAGCCGTTCATTGCGCCCGAGACGCAGATGCGCGAGTTCACCCTGCGCGCGGTACTCACGGGCGCGATTCTGGGCATCGTGTTCGGCGCGTCCTCGCTCTACCTGGTCCTCAAGGTCGGACTCACGGTCAGCGCGTCCATTCCGGTGGCCGTGATCTCGCTCGCGCTGTTCCGCGGACTTTCGAAGGTGGGCGTGCGCGACTCCACGATTTTGGAGAACAACATCACGCAGACCGCCGGTTCCGCCGGCGAGTCGCTGGCGTTCGGCATCGGCGCAACCATGCCGGCGATCATGATCCTCGGGTTCGAACTCGAGCTGATGCGCGTGATGCTGGTCGCGGTCCTTGGCGGACTGCTGGGAATCTTGATGATGATCCCGCTGCGGCGCGCGCTGATCGTCAAGGAGCACGGCGTGTTGAAATACCCCGAGGGGACGGCGTGTGCGGCGGTCCTCAAGGCCGGCGCCAACTCCGACGATCGCGCCGCCGCCTCATCCGCCGCGCAGGCGGACATCCGCGCTGCCGCGGCCGCCGGTTTGGGCGCATCGCCGGGCGCGAAGATCATCTTTACCGGTTTCGGCATCGGCCTGCTGTACAAGACGCTCAATGCGGCGCTGAAGGGCTGGAAGGAAGTGCCGGGCAAGATCTTTGGCGCGCCCTTCAACGGCGGATCCGTCAGTGCGGAAATTTCGCCCGAGCTGCTGGGCGTGGGCTACATCATCGGCCCGCGCGTGGCCGCGATCATGTGCGCCGGCGGCGCGCTGTCGTATCTGGTGCTGATCCCGCTGATCCACTTTTTCGGCGATGGACTCAGCGAGCCGCTGCTGCCGGGCACCATGCCCATCCGCGAAATGCTGCCGAACCAGGTGCGCGCCGCGTACATTCTCTACATCGGTGCGGGCGCCGTGACGGCGGGCGGCATCATCAGCCTGATCCGCGCGCTGCCGACGATCCTTCACAGCGTGAAAGCCGGGCTCGGCGACATTGGCATCGGCTCGGGCGCTGCCGCCGCGGCGGCCGGCGGGCCTCCGCGCACGGATCGCGACCTTTCGTTGAAGTTCGTCGGCGGTGGCATCGTAGTCCTCCTCACCGCGATCATCCTGGCGCAGCCGCTGCACATGAACCTGCTCGGTGCGTTGCTGATCCTGGCGTTCGGTTTTCTTTTCGTGACGGTCTCCTCCCGGCTGACCGGTGAAATCGGTTCCTCCTCCAATCCGATCTCCGGCATGACGGTGGCGACGCTGCTCTTCGTCTGCCTGATCTTCCTCATCGTGGGCTGGAACGGCGGGACGTATTACGTGACGGCGCTCTCCGTCGGCGCGATCGTGTGCATCGCCTCGTCGAACGGCGGGACGACCTCGCAGGATCTGAAGACCGGCTTTCTGCTTGGCGCGACGCCGCGCTACCAGCAGCTCGCGATCCTTGCCGGTGCCCTGTTTTCGGCGGTGTTGCTCGGGCCTATTCTGCTCCGCTTGAACAGCGATGCGACGGTCTACGTGCCGATTGCACAGGTGGCCCCGGCCGGCTTGCATGCGAGCGCCGGTCAGCTCGATCCCGGTCGCCGCGAGGCGGTGCGCGGACCGCAGGCACGCGACGACTCCGCCACCTATTCGGTCTGGCACAAGACTGACACCGTGGGCGCCCCGGCCGGAAAATATCTCGTCAACGACCAGGGCGACGCGGTGTGGCTGGTCGACCCGGGCATCAACGGCGTCTACAGCGAACGGCCGGACGGCTCGCAAGTCCGCAAGTTTGCCGCGCCGCAGGCGATGCTGATGTCGTACATCATCAAGGGCATTCTCGACCAGAAACTGCCCTGGGCATTGGTGCTGCTCGGGTTCTTCATCGCGATCACGCTGCAGATGTCGTTCGTGCCGGCGCTGGCCTTTGCCGTCGGCGTGTACCTGCCGCTATCGTCGTCGTCGCCGATCTTCATTGGCGGCCTGATTCGCTGGCTGGTGGATCGCAAGCTGCGGCAGCGCGAGTCGCACGCGAAACTCACGCCCGAGCAGTTTGCCGAGGAGAGCGACAAGAGCCCGGGCGTGCTGCTCGCCTCCGGCTACATCGCGGGCGGCGCGATCGCAGGCATCGTGATTGCGTTCATGGCTGCCGCGCTGAGCGACATCGACAAGGCGATCACCGACTGGTCGCTGCTGCACAATCCGTTCTTCGAGGGGGCAAATGCCGACTGGCTGTCGCTGATCCCGTTCGGCGCCCTGGTTGGATTCCTGTACTTCGTGGCGCGCGAAAAGCTGCTGGCGCCGAAGCGGCGCAGGTCGTAG
- a CDS encoding immunoglobulin domain-containing protein gives MATQPASQTVALGGSVSLTMAATGTPAPTLSWQRNGSTVAGATAATLTLPNVQPADTGIYTGIALGGTAGTAAAISTPVIVGISTEQQVVGAGEQVGDHVPHPNGNFYDQVLLTGVAEAIKADPDNGEITRTSFIDADGDIVQVEFGGPGTLSLVLANAGDRAAPEKYNQSNVLYMKGHAGIVITGANENTNVTVFTVGRATAYDRTGQYNILKSPNTTDNNPANNGSPLFVGHENTVYDGIADLAFIAISSTNGRFGGIRAANANFYAAQGFTGIYAPGVEFTGPVFFGDIMAYDKAKPVLLLGSASDVRVTGGNMEQINAQPVQVSGVTQLQFKPGSDSHGNTLPAQTNRGTYRQDGVDVTTQIVVNPSN, from the coding sequence GTGGCGACGCAGCCGGCGAGTCAGACGGTGGCGCTCGGCGGAAGTGTTTCCCTGACGATGGCGGCGACCGGCACGCCAGCGCCGACGCTTTCATGGCAGCGTAACGGCAGCACCGTGGCCGGGGCGACCGCCGCCACGCTGACTCTGCCAAATGTTCAGCCGGCCGACACCGGGATCTACACGGGCATCGCGCTCGGCGGCACCGCGGGCACGGCCGCGGCCATCAGCACCCCGGTGATCGTCGGCATCTCCACGGAGCAGCAAGTGGTCGGTGCCGGCGAACAGGTAGGCGATCACGTGCCGCACCCGAACGGAAACTTCTACGACCAGGTGTTGCTGACCGGCGTCGCCGAGGCGATCAAGGCCGATCCGGACAACGGCGAGATTACCCGTACATCGTTCATCGATGCCGACGGTGACATCGTGCAGGTGGAGTTTGGCGGACCGGGCACGCTTTCGCTCGTACTCGCGAACGCGGGTGATCGCGCTGCACCGGAGAAATACAACCAATCGAACGTGCTCTACATGAAGGGGCACGCCGGGATCGTGATCACCGGCGCGAACGAAAACACGAATGTGACGGTGTTCACCGTCGGCCGGGCGACGGCCTACGATCGCACGGGCCAATACAACATCCTCAAATCGCCGAACACCACGGACAACAATCCGGCCAACAACGGCAGCCCGTTGTTCGTCGGCCACGAGAACACCGTTTACGATGGCATCGCGGATCTCGCGTTCATCGCGATCTCGAGCACGAACGGCCGGTTCGGCGGAATTCGTGCGGCCAACGCCAACTTCTATGCCGCGCAAGGTTTCACCGGGATCTACGCGCCGGGCGTGGAGTTTACCGGGCCGGTTTTCTTCGGTGACATCATGGCTTACGACAAAGCCAAGCCCGTGCTTCTGCTCGGCTCCGCGAGTGACGTGCGAGTGACTGGTGGAAACATGGAACAGATCAATGCCCAGCCGGTACAGGTGAGCGGCGTCACGCAGTTGCAGTTCAAGCCCGGCAGCGACTCGCACGGCAACACCTTGCCGGCGCAGACGAACCGCGGCACCTATCGGCAGGACGGGGTCGATGTCACCACTCAGATCGTGGTGAATCCGTCGAACTGA